The Siansivirga zeaxanthinifaciens CC-SAMT-1 region GAAACCTAGTAAGCCTAAAATAAAAGGTAACATATAATAAGTGTTTCTAGCCTTATTGTTTTTCACATCGCTTGGTAAGTTATCTTGCGACATCCCTAAAAGCTTTTCGTCTAGAGGTTTAATGCCGGTTATCCAATTGCCGTGGTTATCGTATCTTCCTTGAATATCGTCTTGTCTTCCAGAGAAATTCCACATAAAATAACGCCAATACATATAGCCCAATTGAAATTGGAACATATAAGTTATGTTAGACATTAACGACGGTTTTTCAACATCTATATAGCTTTTATAAGTTTTTAAAAATTTGTCGTAGCCTTCGTAATCTACATTGCCTTTAGCCACTTCATTTTTAAAATTAGAAACTAAAGTACGCAGTTCGTTTTCCATCTGGTATTCTGGTTTCAGTTTAAAATCTAAAAAACCAGAAAACATCATGTAATTTTCGGCGTGTTCGGCACTCCACATACGCGGTAAAATAGAGGCGTGTTTGTGGTTGTAGTTTTGTTTAGCGTTTTTGTAGTCGTTAACAATAACATATTTGCCTTTGGTTTCGTCTTTTTCGTACTTAGGTTTGTCGTCAACGTAAGGGCTGTTTTCATCTAAATACGAATATTGATCTGTAAACAAAGGCCCATAAAACAAATGCGTTTCGGGGTATTGTTCTAAGTTATAATACGCCAATAATTCGCGGGCACTTGAAGGATTGTTTTCATTAATAACCGTATTGGCATTAGCACGAATAGGCAGCATGAGCCAGGTTGAAAATCCAATAATCACAAAAGTTAAACATAAAACACTTGTATTTAAATGTGTGTAACCTTTCTGTTTTGTATATTTTAATGCATAAATAATAATAGCTACCAATGCTAAGCCTGCAATTATAGAACCCGAATTAAAAGGCAGACCAACGGAATTCACAAAAAATATTTCAGACACACTAAATATTTTTAAAATATTCGGAGCCAGTAATTTAAAAACAAATAATAAAACAGCCACCGAAACGACGTTTGCTATTATAAAGTTTTTAATGGTAACTGTTTTGTAGTTTTTAAAGTAATAAATAAGTCCAATTGCTGGAATGGTTAAAAGTCCCATAAAGTGAACTCCAAAAGATAAACCAATAACAAAAGCAATTAAAATTAACCAACGATTACCGCGAGGCTTATCCATGTCTTGTTCCCAGCGTAAGCTCAACCAAAATAAAATAGACATGATTAAAGTAGCCATGGCGTAAACTTCAGTTTCAACCGCATTAAACCAGAAAGAATCGGTAAATGCAAAAGCTAAACTACCAACCAATGCGCTACCCAGAATAGCAAAAGCTTTTTCTTTACTAATGTCTTTTTTAATTCCGACTAACTTTTTTAGAAGCAGCGTAATGGTCCAAAACATAAATAAAATAGTAAAGGCACTAGAAATAGCACTCATCATATTCATCATAAAACCAACTTGCGAAGGCTCTAGAGCAAACATAGAGAAAAATGCGCCCAGCATTTGAAAAAGTGGTGCTCCTGGCGGGTGACCAACTTGCAGTTTAGCCGAGGTTAAAATATATTCTCCAGCATCCCAGAAGCTTACGGTAGGTTCTGCAGTAAGTGTGTATGTTACAAGCGCAATTAAAAAAGAGAACCAACCAAGAATGGTGTTCCATTTTTTAAAGTTAAAATTGGTCATAAATTATTTTTTAAATAGTATGGCGAATTTAGTAATAAATATATTATTTGGTATGTTTTTAAGTAAACGTTAAGCATTGATAATTATTTTTTAAAAAAATGTTTGTAGAAATGAAACTTTGTTTTAAATTTGCATCCTCATTTACACAATGGCTTATGGTGTAACTGGCAACACGTCTGGTTTTGGTCCAGAAGAGTCTAGGTTCGAGCCCTAGTAAGCCAACAAAAAGTCTTTCAGTTTTCTGGAAGACTTTTTTGTTTGAGACTTTTTGATGATTGTATTATGGGTTAAAATAAGCCCCGATAACCATTAAATCGATATCTAATTTTATTAAAAATTGCTTAAAAATCAATAAAATATTATATATTTGCACCGTTGAAAGGCGAATTAAGGAACGAGGGGACGGAAAGTCCCCTCTTTTTATAATAAAAAATGTTTAAAAATACTGTCAAAGATTTACTAGATGCAGCTTTGGTTGAAAGACCAGACTTATTTCTAATTGATTTCACTGTACAAGCAGATAATCATATTAACGTAGTTATAGATGGCGATCAAGGCGTATTAGTTGAAGATTGCATGTTTATTAGCAGAGCCATCGAGCATAATTTAGATAGAGAAGAACAAGATTTCTCACTGGAAGTTATGTCGGCAGGAGCTGCAGCACCTTTAGTAAATAAAAGACAATATTTTAAAAATTTGAATAGAGACCTTAAAGTAAGTACAACCTTAGATAAATTTGAAGGTAAACTTGCCAAAGCAAACGAAACAAATATAACATTAGAATGGAAAGTTAGGGAGCCAAAACCAGTAGGTAAAGGTAAAGTAACTGTCTTAAAACAAGCGGAAATCGCTTACGAAGATATTGTAGAAGCAAAAGTTATGATTAAATTTTAATTCAGTAAGAGTTATGGAGAATATCGCGTTAATTGAATCTTTTTCAGAATTCAAAGACGATAAGCTAATTGACCGTGTAACGTTGATGGCGATTTTAGAAGATGTATTTAGAAGTGCTTTAAAAAAGAAGTATGGCGATGACGATAATTTTGATATTATTGTAAATCCAGACAAAGGCGATTTAGAGATATGGAGAAATCGAGTGGTTGTAGCCGATGGTGAAGTAGAAGAACCAAATCAAGAAATTTCATTATCTGAAGCTCGAAAAATTGAGCCAGATTTTGAGGTAGGTGAAGACGTTTCAGAAGAAGTAAAGCTTATCGATTTAGGAAGACGTGCTATTTTAGCATTACGCCAAAACTTAATTTCTAAAATTCACGAACACGATAACACAATTGTTTTCAAACAATTTAAGGATTTAATAGGCGATATTTACACAGCAGAAGTTCATCACATACGTCACAGAGCTGTTATTTTATTAGACGACGAAGGAAACGAAATCGTTTTGCCAAAAGAAAAACAAATACCTTCAGATTTCTTTAGAAAAGGAGACAATGTAAGAGGTGTTATTGATAGTGTAGAATTAAAGGGTGCCAAGCCTACCATTATCATGTCAAGAAGTTCCCCTGCATTTTTAGAGAAACTTTTTGAGCAAGAAATACCAGAAGTTTTTGACGGACTTATTACAATTAAAAATGTAGTTAGAATTCCAGGCGAAAAAGCAAAAGTTGCCGTAGATTCTTATGATGATAGAATCGATCCTGTTGGCGCTTGTGTTGGTATGAAAGGATCTAGAATACATGGTATTGTAAGAGAGTTAGGTAACGAAAACATCGATGTTATTAATTACACAACCAATTTACAATTATACATCACCAGAGCATTAAGCCCTGCAAGAGTAACTTCAATTAAAATTAACGAAGAAACTAAACGTGCCGAAGTAATTTTAAAACCAGAAGAAGTTAGTAAAGCTATTGGTAGAGGCGGACATAACATTCGTTTGGCTGGGCAGTTAACAGGTTATGAAATAGATGTATTTAGAGAAGGCGCAGAGGAAGATGTTGAATTATCTGAGTTCTCTGATGAAATAGAAGGATGGATTATTGAAGAGTTTAGCAAAGCTGGTCTAGATACTGCAAAAAGTATTTTAGAACAAGATGTAAACGATTTAGTAAAAAGAACAGATTTAGAAGAAGAAACAATTAAAGACGTTATTAGAATTTTAAGAGAAGAATTCGAAGAATAACATATATTTGAGTATTTTAAAGGCGATTTATGGCTGAAACAATTAGATTAAATAAAGTATTACGCGAACTAAATATTTCTTTAGATCGTGCCGTAGAATTTTTAGATTCGAAAGGTGTCGATATAGAGAAACGTCCAACTACAAAAATTTCACAAGAAGTTTACAACATTCTTTCTAGTGAATTTCAAGTTGATGCTAACAAAAAAGTTGCATCTATGGAAGTTGGTGAAGCAAAATTAAAAGAAAAAGAAGTTTTGCGAGAGCAACGTGAGCGTGAACTTGAACAGAAACAAAAAGAACAAGCCAGAAGAGACGAAGTTGTTAAAGCTACCAAAATACTTTCTGGTCCTAAACAAGTTGGCAAAATAGATTTAGATACAAATAAGGAAATAATAGAGCCTAAAGTTGAAAAATCTCCAGAGCCAGTAGTTGAGGCACCAGCTAAAGAATCTGTTGTTAAAACAGAAGAAGTTGCGAAACAACCCGAAGCCGAAAAAGTTGTTGAAACTCCAAAGAATGAAGAAACTCCTGTAAAAGAAACACCTAAAGCAGAAGAAGAGAAAGTTCAAAAACCTAAACCTAAACAGGAAATAGAAGTGGTAAAAACCACCAAAACCAATGAAGAAGGTGAAGTTGTTGAAGAAGAAAGAGTTGAGACTAAATATCAAAAATTAACAGGTCCTAAAATTGCTGGAGATAAAATTGATTTATCTCAGTTTAATAAACCTAAGAAGAAAAAAGAAGATAAAAAACCAGCCGATGCAAAAGCTGGGGATGCAAATTCTTCAAATAAAAGAAAGCGCCGTCGTATAAGTAAAGTAGGTGGTCCTGGCGACAACAAAAACACTAATACTGGAGGTGCACCATCTCAGTCAAGACCAGGAGGAAACGATCGTTTCAAAGGAAAACCAGGTCAGGCTAGACGTCCAATTATTAAAGAAGACCCTAGTGACGAGGATGTTAAAAAACAAGTACGTGAAACTTTAGAAAAACTACAAGGTAAATCATCTAAAGGTAAAGGTGCTAAATATAGAAGAGATAAAAGAGATCAACACAGAGATCAAACCGAAAGAGATCTTCAACAAGAAGCAGCAGAAAGTAAAATCTTAAAAGTAACAGAGTTCGTAACAGCGAATGAAGTTGCAACAATGATGGATGTGCCCGTAACGCAAATTATCTCGGCCTGTATGTCTTTAGGTATGATGGTAACCATGAATCAGCGTCTAGATGCTGAAACCTTATCTATCGTAGCCGAAGAATTTGGATACCAGGTTGAATTTGTAACTGCAGGAATCGAAGAATCTATAGAAGTTGTTGAAGATAGAGAAGAAGATTTACTAGAAAGAGCGCCTATTGTTACGGTAATGGGTCACGTAGATCACGGTAAAACATCCCTTCTGGATTACATTCGTAAAGAAAACGTAATTGCAGGAGAATCGGGTGGAATTACACAACATATTGGAGCATACGGCGTAAAATTAGAAAACGGACAAAAAATTGCGTTCTTAGATACACCAGGTCACGAAGCGTTTACAGCGATGCGTGCTCGTGGTGCTCAAGTTACAGATATTGCTATTATTGTGGCTGCTGCCGATGATGATATTATGCCACAAACAAAAGAGGCTATATCGCATGCACAAGCTGCAGGGGTGCCTATTGTTTTTGCAATTAATAAAATAGATAAACCAGACGCAAATCCAGATAAAATTAAAGAAGGATTAGCACAAATGAATTTGTTAGTAGAAGATTGGGGTGGTAAAATACAATCGCATGATATCTCGGCAAAAATGGGTACTGGTGTTAAAGAATTATTAGAAAAAGTATTACTTGAAGCCGAATTACTAGAGCTAAGAGCAAATCCAAACAAACCAGCTGTTGGTACGGTTGTAGAAGCCTTCCTTGATAAAGGTCGTGGTTATGTAGCCACTATTTTAGTTCAGGCTGGAACTTTACGTGTTGGAGATTATGTATTAGCAGGTAAACACAGTGGTAAAGTAAAAGCGATGCACGACGAGCGTGGTAATGATGTTGCCGAAGCAGGTCCATCGACACCTGTATCGATATTAGGTTTAGATGGTGCACCACAAGCGGGTGATAAATTTAACGTGTTTGAAGATGAGCGAGAAGCAAAACAAATTGCTGCAAAACGTTCTCAGCTACAACGTGAGCAATCGGTTCGTACACAACGTCATATTACATTAGATGAAATTGGTCGTCGTATTGCATTAGGAGATTTCCAAGAATTAAACATTATCCTTAAAGGTGACGTGGATGGTTCGGTTGAAGCTTTAACAGATTCATTCCAGAAATTATCTACCGAAGAAATTCAAGTGAATATTTTACATAAAGGTGTAGGAGCCATTACTGAAAGTGATGTATTATTAGCTTCAGCATCTGATGCGATTATTATTGGATTTAATGTGCGTCCTGTAGGTAATGCTCGAATGATTGCCGATAAAGAAGAAATAGATATCCGTACATACTCTATTATTTACGATGCCATTAACGATCTTAAAGATGCTATGGAAGGTATGTTATCTCCAGAGTTTAAAGAAGAGATTACAGGTACTGCCGAAATTAGAGAAATATTTAAGGTTACTAAAATTGGAAGCATTGCTGGTTGTATGGTAACAAATGGTAAAATATTTAGAAACTCTGGTATTCGTTTAATTAGAGACGGTGTTGTAGTATTTACAGGTGAGTTAGCATCATTAAAACGATTTAAAGATGATGTTAAAGAAGTTGCTAAAGGTTACGATTGTGGTATGCAAATTAAAAACTACAACGACATTAAAGAGGGCGATATTATAGAAGCCTTCCATGAAGTTGAAGTTAAAAAGAAACTAAAATAAAGTTTAAAAGTTTACATAAAAAAAGCGATCCGAGGATCGCTTTTTTATTTATAAGTCTTTTTAAAATCATGCACAGGTATACAAATTTATTTTTTCGTATAAAGTTGCCTTATTAATTGGTTTGTTTATGTAATCGTTCATACCAATTTCTAAAACATATTCTCTTGTTTTTTGCATGGCATCTGCTGTAACGGCAATAATAGGAATACTTTTAATAAGTTCGCCAAGGTCACCGTTTCTTATAATTTTGGTAGCTTCATATCCATCCATAACAGGCATTTGTAAATCCATTAAAATGATATCAAAAGATTCTTTTTTTAAGCATTCTAAACCTTCATTACCATTATTGGCGATTACTAAATTGGTATAATTGAAGCTTTGTAAAATTTTTCGAATAACCATTTGGTTCATTTTATTGTCTTCAACAATAAGAATTTTTAAATCCTTATTATTCGTATTTAAAAGTGTCGCATCGGCGGTTATGTGCTGTTTAATTTGAACGATTTCAAAAGGTAATTTTATATTTACCTGAGTGCCAACGCCTAATTCACTTTTTATATTAATTGTTCCGTTAAATAATTTTACCAAGTGTTTTACAATACTTAAACCAAGACCAATACCACCAAATTGTCTTTTATGATTTAACCGCATCTGACTAAAACTATCATAAATATTGTTAAGTATTTTATTGTCGATACCAATTCCTGTATCAGAAATTACAATATCAAACACACCAGATTCATTTGATTCGATTTTACTCGTAATCTTAAATTGAATACTACCTTCTTTAGTATATTTAAAAGCATTGCTTACTACGTTGTTTATTATTTGTAGAAAACGCTCGGTATCACCAGAAATTAAATAAGGTAATTGGTTATCAATAGTATAATTGTAAATAAGGCCTTTGTTTTCTGCTTCAATTTTCCAATTATTATTTATTTGAGAAAGAACAGTTTCTGGATTAAATGTTTCTTTTTTAAGGATAAGCTCGTTTTTTTCAATAAGTTCAAAATCAAGAATATCGTTCACATTACTAAGCAAGCTTAATGAAGCATTTTTTATAATTTCAAATTGTTTACGCGTCTCTTTATTTTGTTCATCGTTTAACTGCAATTCGGCAATTCCCATAATTGCATTTATTGGTGTTCTTAATTCATGACTTATGTTAGACATGAAGTAGGTTTTTAACTGACTTATTTCTTCAGATTTTATAAGCGCAAATTCTTGAGATTTTTCCTTTTCTAATCGTAATTTCTTAATAAGATTTGTCATAGATAGCGACAAGAAAATAACTTCAAAACCAGCACCAAATTTAGCGCTGTTTACTACATAGAAGTTATTAGGTAGTAAGCTAAGATTGTTCATTACAAATCCCATAAGACCAATAACTAAGAAGAAAATACCTATCGAGAAATACCTGTCTATTTTAACGCCTTTATATTGAATATAAAATAAGCTAACTATAATGAGAATTAAACTTAACAACCCATTAAGATTGCTTAAAGGGTAAGCATGCTCCATGGTTTGTGGGCTAATTAAAACCATAACAAATAAACCTGCAATTATAAAATACAATATTCTAAAACCTTTATAAGCTAAAGGGAATTCTACTTTAATTTTTAGGAAATATTCGCAATATTTTAATAAAAATAAATTTGAAAATAAGGCAGTAATTAAAACGGCTTTAGTATTAAAATAACCGCCATTTGGGAAAATATATTGAAAAATTAAACCATCTAATGCAGCCTGTAAAGAAGCTATTGAAAATACATAGAAACCGTAAAATAGAAATGTTTTTTCTTTTAAACTTTTGTAAAAAAACAAGTAAATTATACCAGCCAAAAGCAAGATGCCATAAAACAAACCGAAGAATAATTGCTGATTGTAATTGTATTTCCAAAATTCATTTTCATTATAAATATTTAAAGGAATATTTATTGTTTCACCATCACTTTTTAAATTAAGATAAAATTGATTTTTACTATTTGGAGGAAGTATTATTTTAAAAATTGTCGATCGATGTTTTACCTGCTTTTCTTCAAATCGAATTTCATCGCCACTTTTAAAAGATTTAATGTTGTTATTGGTAATCTGGTAAAGTGTAGCAAAATCTGTTACGGGTCTTGCTGTATTTAAGTAATATATTTTTGATTCTGCAGAGGTGTTTTCTAGTTTAAAACGAACCCAATAGTAATCTGAAGTAAAGCCTACACTTTCATTATCTGATTTAAGTGGTGTGTAAATTAAATCGTTTGAAATTAATACTTCATTTATATTAAGCGTTTGCTTGCCCACATTTGTATATGAAGCATATTGAAAAAGATCATCTTGGTTAAGTTCTGGGTTGTAATAAGTATCTGTATAATTTATATCATTTGCAAATAGACTTATTAATATGAGTAGTAATTTCATATACAGGTATTTGGCTATTAATTTAGGGCAAAAAACCGAATCTAGTTTTTTCTAAATTCGGTTTAAAATAATTAATTACTTTTCTTAGGCTTGAATATTAAAGCATTTGAAAATTTACTTTTAATTTTTTTTAAGGCTCTATCTGCTTCAATTTTTGTTCTGAAATTACCAACCCAAGTTTTAAAATTAGGTTCTTCATAAACAACGATTGTTTTTATATCTTCAAAGGCATTTTTGAATTCTGTTTCAGCATTATAGGCGCCATTTCTGTTGCCATTATAAATCTGAATTTTATACCTTTCTGTAGTATTTTTATTAATGTCCTTCTTTACATCAAGTAATTTTGTAATCTTTTCATCTTGATTAACTGTTAAAGTTCCTTCTTGTGCAAAAGACAACGATGTGCAAGCCATAAGGGTAATTGCAAGTAAATGAGCAGGTTTAATTTTCAAAGAATTCATTTTCAATATATTTTATACAAATGTATACGTAATTAAATTAATTTCGGTTTTTTTTCTTATTTAGAATCTCTCTAAATTATCAATTAACAGTTCTGTAACATTTCTCAAATCGACTTTAAGTATTACTTTTGCGAGAGATTTTATTAAATCTTTTTTATTTAATTAATGACAAAAGTCATACCGAAGTTTAGAAGTTAATTTAGCCAACAATATGAGAAAGGTGATTCACCGTACATTAAGTAAAGACATTCTTGGTTTAAGCTTAATCATTGTATTAGCATTTACAACAGCTCTTTCAGCTCAAGGAGATCCAGTAAAAGGAAAATCATTGTTTAATGCCAATTGCGCAGCATGTCATCAATTAGATAAGAAAATGACAGGGCCTGCGTTGCGAAATGTACAACAACGTTTAGAGGAAGAAGAAGGTTTAGATAAATCTTGGATTTACAACTGGATTCATAACAGTTCAGGTCTCATTAAGTCTGGTGATGCTTATGCTAACAAAATATACAACGAGTATGGCGGGGCGGCAATGACAGCTTTTCCTCAGTTGTCTGAAGAAGATATTGATAATATTTTAGCCTACACAGCCGAGGTAAAAGAAGAAGCGCCTGCTACAGCTGCAGTTCAAGCAGAAGGTGGTGCAGCTCAAAGTTCTGGCGGAATTTCTAATGAAATTATTTTAGGAGCTTTAGCGATTCTTTTTATGTTGCTTGCTTTAGGGTTGTTTTTAGTAAACAAAACGCTTCGACGTTTTGCTTCTGCTCAAAACATCGAGTTGCCTGAAGCATCAGAAAAAACACCGCTTTGGAAAGCATTTGTGCAAAATCAATTTTTAATGGTTGTTATTGCCATTTTCTTCTTACTTACCAGTGCTTATTTTGTTTATGGTTATTTAATGCAGATAGGTGTAGATCAAGGTTATCAGCCGGTACAGCCAATTCATTTTTCACATAAAATTCACGCAGGAGATAATGGTATAGATTGTAAATACTGTCACTCATCTGCTAGAGTTAGTAAAGCTTCAGGTATTCCGTCTGTTAATATTTGTATGAACTGTCATAAATCTATTTACGAATACAATGGAGAAACCACTCCTGAGTATTCAAAAGAATTTTACGATGGAGAAATTAAAAAGATATACAAAGCTGCAGGATGGGATGATGCCGAGCAAAAATACACAGGAAATACACAACCAATTAAATGGGTTAAAATCCATAATTTACCAGACTTTGTTTACTTCAACCACTCACAACACGTAACTGTTGCCGGTGTAGAATGTCAAACGTGTCATGGTCCTATTGAAGAAATGGAAATTGTTAGTCAATTTGCTCCCTTAACAATGGGATGGTGTATTAACTGTCACAGAAGCACAAACGTAAAAGTAGAAGACAACGCATACTACACTAAAATTCACGAAGAATTATCTAAGAAATATGGTGTAGATAAATTAACTGCAGCTCAAATGGGCGGGTTAGAATGTGGTAAATGTCACTATTAATAAATTTAATAAGAAGTAATTCAATTATATAATATGTCATCAAACAAGAAATACTGGAAAAGTGTTGAGGAGCTAAACGAAAACAGCTCTATTGTTGAGACGCTAAAACAAAACGAGTTTGTAGCAGAGATTCCTACTGATGAATTTTTAGGTGATAAAAATACATTAGAATCAACCTCTACAACGCGTCGCGATTTCTTAAAATACGTAGGATTTACTACAGCGGCTGCTTCACTTGCAGCTTGTGAAGGTCCTGTAAAAAAATCGATTCCTTATGTTGTGCAGCCCCATGAGATTATTCCTGGTGTTGCTAACTATTATGCCACTACGATAGCAGATGGATTTGATTTTGCAAGTATTTTAGTTAAAACTCGTGAAGGTCGTCCAATTAAAATTGAAAATAACACTTTAGCTTCTACTAATGGAACAGCTAACGCCAGAGTTAATGCTTCCGTTCTAGGATTATATGATAGTTTAAGATTAAAAGGTCCTAAAAAAGCAGGAGCATCTATTTCTTGGAGTACATTTAATTCTGAAACTACAAAAAAATTAAACGAGCTCAAGGCAGCTAACAAAAAAATTGTTTTGTTAACTCAAACATTTGCTAGCCCTTCAACGCGTAATTTAATTGCAGACTTTAAAGAAGAGTATGGTAATGTTGAGCGTGTTATATATGATGCAGTTTCTGAGACAGCAGCTTTAGATGCTTTTGAAGCAAAATATGGCAAACGAGCTTTAGCAAATTATGATTTTTCTAAAGCCATGACAATCGTTTCTTTTGCTGCAGATTTCTTAGGAGATTGGCAAGGAGGCGGTTTTGATGCTGCATATTCAAAAAATAGAATTCCGCAAAACGGAAAAATGTCTCGTCACATTCAGTTTGAGTCTAATATGACTTTATCTGGAGCTAACGCAGACAAACGTGTTATGTTAAAACCTAGCGAACAAAAATTAGCTTTAGCTAAATTGTACGCTTATGTTACAGGAACTTCTGTTTCTGGAACTTTACCATCTCATATCGATACAGCTGTTAAAAAAACTGCTGCTGAATTAAAGAAAGCAGGAAGCTCTGCTGTGGTTGTTACTGGTATTCAAGATGTAAACGCTCAAACAGTTGTATTAGAGTTAAATACATTTTTAGCAAGTAAAGCATTCGACACAAAGGCTACAATAAAAACAAGACAAGGAGATGCAAAGCAAGTTTCACAACTTGTGTCAGATATGAAAGCAGGTAAAGTAGCTGCTATCATTATGTGTGGCGTTAATCCTTTATATACATTACCAAATGCTTCAGAATTCGCTGAAGGATTGAAAAAAGTAGAATTATCTATTGCTTTTTCAATGAAAGAAGATGAAACATCTTCTGAAGTACAATATATTGCAGCAGCACCACATTACTTAGAATCTTGGGGTGATGTTGAAATAAAAGATGGTCATTACGGTTTAATGCAACCAACAATTCGTCCATTATTCGATACAAAACAATTTCAAGATGTTTTATTGATGTGGACTGCCAATGATATGGCGTATAACGACTATATCAAGGAAGTTTGGAATGAAGATATTTTAAATGGTGCTTCATTTAATCAAGCATTACATGACGGACAGTTTGTTTCTAAAGTTTTCGAAATGGAAGACTATGATAAACTGGAAGGTGTTGTAAGTGAAAATTCGGTTACTGAAACTTCAACAGGTGTTGCAGCTAATGCTTTAGCAAGTGCAGCGAAATCTAGCGATTTTGAATTAACATTATATACAAAAACAGGTATGGGTGATGGTCAACAAGCCAATAACCCATGGTTACAAGAGTTTCCAGATCCTATTACAAGAACGTCTTGGGATAATTACTTAACCATTTCTAAAGCAGATGCAGATGCATTAGGCTTAGAAAATACCCACGTTGCAACCGGTGCCTTAAATGGTAGCTACGCTAAAGTAACTGTTAACGGTGTTAGTGTTGTTGCTCCAGTTATGATTCAGCCAGGACAAGCAAAAGGTTCTGTTGGATTAGCACTTGGATATGGAAGAACTAAAGGTTTAAAAGAAGAAATGCAAACAGGTGTTAATGCTTATCCATTATACCAAGGTTTCAATTCTGTTCAAAGTGTAACTATTGAACCTGCTTCAGGCGAGCATGAATTTGCATCTGTTCAGTTACATAATACTTTAATGGGGCGTGGAGACATCATTAAGGAAACAACTCTAGAAGTTTTCAATACTAAAGATAAAAAGTACTGGAATCCGATGGCAATGGTTTCTTTAAATCATGAAGAAACTCCAGTAACCTCTCCAGAAGTAGATTTATGGGATGAGTTTGATCGTTCTATTGGTCATCATTTCAACCTGTCAATCGACTTAAATGCTTGTACTGGCTGTGGCGCTTGTGTTATTGCTTGTCATGCAGAAAACAACGTTCCTGTTGTTGGTAAAACTGAAGTACGTCGTAGCCGTGATATGCACTGGTTACGTATTG contains the following coding sequences:
- a CDS encoding TAT-variant-translocated molybdopterin oxidoreductase; amino-acid sequence: MSSNKKYWKSVEELNENSSIVETLKQNEFVAEIPTDEFLGDKNTLESTSTTRRDFLKYVGFTTAAASLAACEGPVKKSIPYVVQPHEIIPGVANYYATTIADGFDFASILVKTREGRPIKIENNTLASTNGTANARVNASVLGLYDSLRLKGPKKAGASISWSTFNSETTKKLNELKAANKKIVLLTQTFASPSTRNLIADFKEEYGNVERVIYDAVSETAALDAFEAKYGKRALANYDFSKAMTIVSFAADFLGDWQGGGFDAAYSKNRIPQNGKMSRHIQFESNMTLSGANADKRVMLKPSEQKLALAKLYAYVTGTSVSGTLPSHIDTAVKKTAAELKKAGSSAVVVTGIQDVNAQTVVLELNTFLASKAFDTKATIKTRQGDAKQVSQLVSDMKAGKVAAIIMCGVNPLYTLPNASEFAEGLKKVELSIAFSMKEDETSSEVQYIAAAPHYLESWGDVEIKDGHYGLMQPTIRPLFDTKQFQDVLLMWTANDMAYNDYIKEVWNEDILNGASFNQALHDGQFVSKVFEMEDYDKLEGVVSENSVTETSTGVAANALASAAKSSDFELTLYTKTGMGDGQQANNPWLQEFPDPITRTSWDNYLTISKADADALGLENTHVATGALNGSYAKVTVNGVSVVAPVMIQPGQAKGSVGLALGYGRTKGLKEEMQTGVNAYPLYQGFNSVQSVTIEPASGEHEFASVQLHNTLMGRGDIIKETTLEVFNTKDKKYWNPMAMVSLNHEETPVTSPEVDLWDEFDRSIGHHFNLSIDLNACTGCGACVIACHAENNVPVVGKTEVRRSRDMHWLRIDRYYSHQENFEGDNEEKDSASGLGLGNYLFGDGEGNGSLSTLNRMEEASENPQVAFQPVMCQHCNHAPCETVCPVAATSHGRQGQNHMAYNRCVGTRYCANNCPYKVRRFNWFLYNGNDEFDYHMNDDLGRMVLNPDVVVRSRGVMEKCSMCIQKTQKTILDAKRDGRVIKDGEFQTACSAACGNGAMVFGDINDKESKVAKLKEDNRMYHLLEHVGTKPNVMYQTKVRNTTEA